Proteins encoded within one genomic window of Hahella chejuensis KCTC 2396:
- a CDS encoding glycosyltransferase family 4 protein, whose protein sequence is MKKVLHLIDTTGPGGAETVFIQLLRNLSKDKYQHHVILRGEGWVADQVRESGLEPVFIDSKGSFNLGYAWALVQFVRSKKIDVIHAHLMGSNVYGALVAMLTRKPMIATFHGGVDVARQERLLRIKFKLISLGADSIVCVSRKLEEELKQRGELESCKLKLIYNGVDPGLFSRRSGTLKSELGLSDDAIVVLSVGNIRPAKGYEYLVDAAAKMKTAQEYHFVVVGDQKKSLYAELLKRVETHGGLPNLHFLGFRSDVKEILGQADVFLLTSISEGFSIATVEAMMAGVTVVATRSGGPEEIVEDEITGQLIPVGDPEAVKTALFKLRDRAYAERLRQAALDSARERFSLVNMVQAYEGLYDNLTV, encoded by the coding sequence ATGAAGAAGGTATTGCATTTAATCGACACCACTGGTCCTGGCGGTGCAGAGACTGTTTTTATCCAATTATTAAGGAACTTGTCCAAAGACAAATATCAACACCACGTTATTCTGCGTGGAGAGGGATGGGTTGCGGATCAAGTTCGTGAGTCTGGCCTGGAACCTGTATTCATTGACTCTAAGGGGAGCTTTAATCTTGGCTATGCTTGGGCGCTGGTGCAATTTGTCCGATCAAAGAAGATAGATGTGATTCATGCTCACTTAATGGGCTCCAATGTATATGGCGCTCTTGTCGCCATGCTAACGCGCAAGCCGATGATAGCCACATTTCATGGTGGTGTGGACGTAGCAAGACAGGAAAGATTGCTACGCATCAAGTTTAAGCTAATAAGTCTTGGAGCGGACTCAATCGTTTGTGTATCTAGAAAGCTGGAAGAGGAGTTAAAGCAAAGAGGGGAGCTTGAGAGTTGTAAGTTAAAGCTTATCTACAATGGCGTTGACCCTGGGCTCTTTTCGAGGCGAAGTGGGACATTAAAGAGTGAGCTTGGTTTATCTGACGACGCCATTGTTGTGCTTTCTGTGGGTAATATACGCCCTGCAAAAGGCTATGAATATCTGGTGGACGCAGCGGCCAAAATGAAGACTGCCCAAGAGTACCACTTTGTTGTTGTAGGGGATCAGAAAAAGAGCCTCTATGCGGAATTATTGAAACGAGTTGAAACTCATGGTGGATTGCCTAATCTACACTTTCTTGGCTTTCGTTCAGATGTAAAGGAAATATTGGGGCAAGCGGATGTCTTTCTTTTAACCTCCATTAGTGAGGGGTTTTCTATCGCAACGGTCGAAGCCATGATGGCGGGTGTGACGGTGGTGGCGACGCGTAGTGGAGGGCCGGAAGAGATCGTCGAAGACGAGATTACGGGCCAGTTGATTCCCGTTGGGGATCCAGAAGCTGTTAAAACGGCCTTATTCAAACTTAGGGATAGAGCGTATGCTGAGAGGTTGCGCCAGGCGGCGCTAGACTCAGCAAGAGAGAGGTTTTCACTGGTAAACATGGTGCAAGCCTACGAAGGCCTATACGACAATCTCACTGTATAG
- a CDS encoding ATP-grasp domain-containing protein produces the protein MTADESLETLAGASRFSLDKGVYASPYTKPSNFFDDILKIVSEKQINFLLPVTEASTYVILENRDKLPKGLILPFSKAESIEHLANKNRLFQLAQSLGLPTPHTQYIESIEQAQKALSDITEYPIVLKPFKSRILTDREIISTTVIIAHSRAEAEEALKRRYFRDYPFMIQSYIKGEGQGLFALYSQGSPVCHFSHRRLREKPPSGGVSVLCESKEVDTRMKQISDTLLHHANWNGVAMVEFKVADDGTPYLMEINPRFWGSLQLAIDSGVDFPYLLLTSFVNGETTPVNSFVVGQKMRWLLGDLDRLYLVLKSPAHQYSAGRKLVELLRFFLPNGKTKHEVNRLSDFKPFIFELKKYLRDLRS, from the coding sequence ATGACCGCAGACGAAAGCCTCGAAACGCTGGCGGGAGCTTCCCGTTTCTCTCTTGACAAGGGGGTATACGCATCCCCTTACACCAAGCCATCCAACTTCTTTGACGATATATTGAAAATAGTATCCGAGAAGCAGATCAACTTCCTTCTGCCCGTTACGGAAGCCTCAACCTATGTCATCCTGGAGAACAGGGATAAGCTGCCAAAAGGCTTAATTCTGCCATTTTCCAAAGCAGAGTCGATAGAGCATTTGGCTAACAAAAATCGCCTGTTTCAACTCGCCCAGTCTCTGGGACTGCCAACTCCACATACTCAGTATATTGAAAGTATAGAGCAGGCGCAGAAGGCGTTATCCGACATTACTGAATACCCTATCGTATTAAAGCCTTTTAAATCGCGCATTCTTACAGACCGAGAAATCATCAGCACTACCGTGATCATCGCTCACTCCCGGGCAGAGGCTGAGGAGGCTCTTAAAAGGCGCTATTTCCGTGACTATCCCTTCATGATTCAGTCATATATCAAAGGAGAGGGACAGGGTTTATTCGCCCTTTATTCCCAAGGGAGTCCTGTTTGCCACTTTTCCCACCGCAGACTCAGAGAAAAACCGCCATCGGGAGGCGTCAGCGTGCTGTGCGAATCAAAAGAGGTCGACACTCGCATGAAGCAAATTTCTGACACTCTACTCCACCACGCAAATTGGAACGGAGTAGCTATGGTGGAATTCAAGGTAGCAGATGACGGCACACCGTACCTGATGGAAATCAACCCTCGATTCTGGGGCTCACTCCAACTCGCTATCGACTCAGGCGTAGATTTTCCTTATCTACTTCTAACATCCTTTGTTAACGGCGAAACAACTCCTGTCAACTCATTCGTGGTCGGACAAAAAATGCGCTGGTTACTGGGCGACCTAGATCGCTTGTACCTAGTATTGAAGTCCCCGGCTCATCAATATTCAGCAGGGCGAAAGTTGGTTGAATTACTTCGCTTCTTTCTTCCAAATGGCAAAACCAAGCATGAAGTCAACAGACTATCCGACTTCAAGCCATTTATATTCGAACTAAAAAAATACCTGCGCGATTTACGCAGCTAG